The following DNA comes from Halobacillus litoralis.
TAGTTGTAATCACGGTAAAAATGCTCCTTATCATCCTTTTAGGAGCATTTTACCATGGCTGCAATTCTTTTGGAACACTGGAAGATTTTCAGTCTATTTCTTCATCCTGTAATTCTTCAGGTACTTCCGGTTCATATAAGAACGCAAAACAACTTCTATGTAGAGCTGCCTCTCCACATGACACTCCAAACTCAGTAACTACCCCTATGAATTTCTCCATCACTCTTTCTACTTTTTCTTTCATGTTACCTTCCTCCATTTCACTATATTATTTGGTATTGTCAGTAAACTTGCTAATGTGGCGCCCGAAGTAAGAAGTGTCTGTGCTGTTGAATCGGAAATCATGAGGGTAACCGCCATAATGATAATACATGTACCAAGAGACTGATTGCGGAGTTTTAGCTGCTTTTTCCTGGATGGAATTCGATTCTTAGTCGTAAAACTGGGGGCAAACTTATAAATCAACCAACCATTTATTAGAAACAATAGAATGATCATTGAGGTGGGCAAAACAATGAAAGGAGCTACATAAGGAATCCCTACAAAGATTACGATACTGATGAGGCTGCACATGAGGCTGTTACCTGCGTGTCTGCCATAAGAAGTTCTTCGTATCGTATAATAAGAAAGATGGAAAAGCAGGGTAGCGAGAAAAATTTGGAACCATAAGGCAACGGCATACACCACCACCATCTTCGAAAGGTTGATGAACAGCGTTTCAAACCCCAATTTCATCTTCAAGTAACGGCGGCGATCACCTTTACTTTTCTTATGTAACCAGCTTGCACACCTGTCTGCTACGACTTCTGTCATCTCCATACCTTGAATCTGTATCCCTTTCATCTCATCACCTCTAGGTATAATATACCTCTATGGAGTGATTTTCTGATTATTCAGTCTTACAAACGGTAAATATGCACGTAAATGAGACTAGTAAATGAAAGGTAGTGTCACAAATGAAAGGAAAAATGACATAGTCGTTATTTCATAATGGTGATATATGACTCATGACTCCGGGGGTAAGAGGTGACTCTTTCACTATAGCCATTTAAACTTAATCGATTCAGAACCAACTTGTGACGGACCGGCATTCCGCAATCCTGGTTCAACTTATCGTTCAATTGAAAAAAATAAAAATACAGGATTCTTTCGATAAAAAAGTATAGAAGGTGCTCCTCCTGCGGCAACAGCAGTGGTGCTGGATTCACTTCTGCATTATCAAATTGAGGAACTTGGAATCTGGATGAATAAATAAGAGGACCAATATATAAATGTTCTTCACTAGTCCTCATAAACAACAGGTCCCGGCAGTTTCGGAAGTTTTCTTTGTGCTTTTTATAGATGGAGGGGGAGGTAATTATAAGACTCTTATTGGTACGATTAAGGTCACGCCCATCGCCTGCTTTATCTATTGTAAAAAATGGGTTGGAAACCAGCTCCCTTTCCAATATTTCAGAAGTTTTCTCTAATTCCAGGGTCAAAACGGCCTTTTTAGGATGTTCTAAGAATTTCTCCACCTCCGACATATAGCTTTGGAAATGTTTTCTAGATATAAAAGCTGGTCGGAAAAGATTTGTATATGAGCGGATGATGTGAATGGTCTTCTGTTCCTCAGGAGCAAAAACCTCTAAAAAACATGAATTGTATTTTTCTGCGATCTGCTGAGCTATCCGTTCTTCTGAACTCGATACTGATGCCGGAATACCAAAGTACAAAAGGTTTCTCAACTTTACGGAATCATGTTTTGATACTTTAAAACCAAACAATTTTTCACCAGATATCGAATCCTCGACGAAAAGAATCTGTTCATATACTTTGACCTCATAGCGATGTTTCAAATGCTTCATTTAACTTCCACCTACCCTATCAAGAATGTATACAATACGGTTTCTCGGCCTCCGATCAAGTGACTGAGTTCCATATCATAAAAACCGCCTAATGGGACGGATTTCAGCTCCAAGTGAGTCGAAACGAGTTGAATATTCTGACCGATATGTCCCGCCTCTTGCTGGACAAGCTTATAAGAAATATCTGTGTATTTCTTCGATATGGAGGATAAAGGAACAGATAAGACAATGGCACATTGTGCAGTAGCCCCTAAGTATTCTTGGATAAAAGATTTCTGAATCGTCGACCACGGTATATGATCTTTGAAAACCAACTGATTGTGATCTGCATCCACCTCACAGATGTTTCCCTCATGCACCAAATCTGGGGAGACTATATTTTCATTGAATAAAAAGTGAATGTTCACGTAATATTGAGCACCACCAGAGGGATATGTCCTTCGCTCCCCCTCCCCTCCAATAAAGGCAATTTGAGCAAAGTGTGCAATCAACTGCTCATCCAGGATTCGTCCTTGAGGGAAACTTGTCACCCAGGTCCGTCTATCCAACAATGTCTTTTCAAAATTGTCCGGATCATGAAGAGAAAAGGACAAATCTTTCGTTACAAGCCCGGAGGTTCGCTCTAGCGTTCTTTCACGGTGTTGGTAAACTTGTGTTGAAGTATATTCTGGAGCATTAATGGTTGAGAGATGATAATCAATGAACATGTTTTCAAACCCTACCTTATAATCCCATTTCCACATTGCCCTACCCTCCCTGTTTAACAGTAGGAACCGACAATCTCTGATGATACTCATGCAAAACCTTAGAAAAATAATATTCTCTTTCAGGTGAGACCCCCAAACGATTATTGAACATATGGATGTGAGAGATAAGGATATAGTAGACATTCTGTTTGTCATAAGACTCTTGATGATAGATAATCATGCGCATTTTTTCACCAAGGAATGACAAATATGGCTTGTATGCCTCTACTACTCCATTCATTTCACGCTTCTCCGTTCGTTGCTTTAGATAATCAGTTAAACCCGGATATTCAGGCTGATCACTGAAATGCTTCCAAACAAGATTGTAATCCTTGAAAAAATCTTCTACCGAGTCAATGATTCCCAACTTTCTTGCCAATTTCCCACACTCATACATAAGATCAAAACTGATCGCATACCTTTTGTTTCGAGAAATCTTCTGAATGACAGTACTAGCCAATTGCGTAGAAGCGACAAAAATATCCTCAGATGCACCCATCGCAGTATTTCCTCCATACCGCACCAGCTCCGGGTGATAATCTATATCCTGGATACTGAAATTGGGATAGAAAATACCAGCACCTCCCCCTTCAGTTTTGCTCACTCTTTCATCATGATCGATAGGGGCGAAATGCCAGTCTTCATACTCTGCACAAAATTCGGACAGCATCTCGAAAAGTTCCTCATCTATCCCTTTCCTTGATTCTTCCCACTTATAGCGCAGACGAATATGCGGCCCTCCATCCCAGTAGCGTATAAAAAAATATTCCCCTGGCCATTCATTATCCATAAATGGTAAGAGGTGATGGGCCAGGAATTCATCAATCAATTGATAATCATGAATAAAAATATGTCTGGACACCCACATGAGATCTCCTCCTTTATACTTTTCACTAGATTAAATCTATTCTTTATAGGTTCAGAACTGACGACTGCAATGACCGGGGGTGAGGAGCAATCATCACAGAATACCCAATAAAGTCGTCAGTGGTTAACCCTAAACACTTCTTCAAATGAAGGTCATCGTAATTTTTCATCCCCCTTGCTGTCCTACCCCATGAGCTCACAAGTAAGGAAATATACTGCCCCGCGTACCCTATATCCATGAACGTTCGATTGAATGAGCCCATATTTCTATCAAAGTAGAAGAACAACCAGATGTTCATGCTCGTCAAATTCGTAAAAGCATGATATTCTTTCAAAATATTTTGGTACTCAAGCGGTTGGCAGGTTTGATCGACCTTAATGAACTCTCCATTCGCCCAGTGATAATACCCTCTTTCGTATTCCTCTGCGTCGTTTATAAAGCAAGCCACCTTAATGTTGTGTTTTTGTTCTAACCCATTAACCTCATCTACCAGACACTTCATATGAAAAGAATCCAGTGGAAACGGTGGAAACGCGTCTCCACTATGGGTCTGACTGGACGTTCTTTGTTGAAATCCATGCACAGGGTCCAGAAGAAATCGCTTGATTGGTTTCATATTGTTCTGTCGGGCCAGCGATATCCGAAAGCATAACCCCACCTCTACAAAATCTATATGCTCGTCCATATATAAGTCCCCTTCGCGCATTTCATGGTAAGGGATAGACTCACTTTCCAAGACAGCCTCAACGTTCATCTTCGCATGACCGACATTGAGCCTTGAGAGCATTTTATA
Coding sequences within:
- a CDS encoding cyclic lactone autoinducer peptide, which gives rise to MKEKVERVMEKFIGVVTEFGVSCGEAALHRSCFAFLYEPEVPEELQDEEID
- a CDS encoding accessory gene regulator AgrB, encoding MKGIQIQGMEMTEVVADRCASWLHKKSKGDRRRYLKMKLGFETLFINLSKMVVVYAVALWFQIFLATLLFHLSYYTIRRTSYGRHAGNSLMCSLISIVIFVGIPYVAPFIVLPTSMIILLFLINGWLIYKFAPSFTTKNRIPSRKKQLKLRNQSLGTCIIIMAVTLMISDSTAQTLLTSGATLASLLTIPNNIVKWRKVT
- a CDS encoding nitroreductase family protein; the protein is MWKWDYKVGFENMFIDYHLSTINAPEYTSTQVYQHRERTLERTSGLVTKDLSFSLHDPDNFEKTLLDRRTWVTSFPQGRILDEQLIAHFAQIAFIGGEGERRTYPSGGAQYYVNIHFLFNENIVSPDLVHEGNICEVDADHNQLVFKDHIPWSTIQKSFIQEYLGATAQCAIVLSVPLSSISKKYTDISYKLVQQEAGHIGQNIQLVSTHLELKSVPLGGFYDMELSHLIGGRETVLYTFLIG
- a CDS encoding thiopeptide-type bacteriocin biosynthesis protein, translating into MWVSRHIFIHDYQLIDEFLAHHLLPFMDNEWPGEYFFIRYWDGGPHIRLRYKWEESRKGIDEELFEMLSEFCAEYEDWHFAPIDHDERVSKTEGGGAGIFYPNFSIQDIDYHPELVRYGGNTAMGASEDIFVASTQLASTVIQKISRNKRYAISFDLMYECGKLARKLGIIDSVEDFFKDYNLVWKHFSDQPEYPGLTDYLKQRTEKREMNGVVEAYKPYLSFLGEKMRMIIYHQESYDKQNVYYILISHIHMFNNRLGVSPEREYYFSKVLHEYHQRLSVPTVKQGG